Part of the Trichoderma asperellum chromosome 1, complete sequence genome is shown below.
ATACTTGCTGGCCATATATCGTCGACCATCCTCGACAAAAAGAGCGAGGGCCGGCAGTATTCTGCCACACGTGATTGACCGCCATACAGCAATACAAATTCTATCCATATTCTGAGCAAcccgctctttttttaaacttctGGCTTAAATCCATGACATGATATATCCCATCTTTCATTCACTCCCGTCAACTTCATCAATGGGGTCCGTGGTGCTCCTGAGCATCAGAGCAATCGATGCAATCCCTGTTACTGACCGTTCAAAGCCTTATCGTGCGTTCATTCTGGTGGAACAGCATATCCAGGTAAGTGCCTCCTCAATGTTCCTAGAGCCTAATGCAGATAGACTAAACGCTGCTAGTTCCTATAGCCGTCGCTGTTGGAAAGCTCTCTGAAAGCTTGTCAGTCTAGTCGTCTGCTTGTTCAAATCCTGCTATTCGCAATCGTCCCCAGTCACCTTGCAGGAAGATATCAAGACGCTTTTGAGCCTCAGAAAGCCATTTGCGGTAAGATCATGGATACTGACACAACTACTGAGCATTTTTAATAGAGGCATCCGCTTTAGAACTTCAGACCGTCAAGTCTCGTGAATTGCAATCAACCAATGATAGTTGCTTGACCAAGCTGTTACTCTCTCGACGAGTGAGTGCCAAAAACaagtaaaataaagcaaCTAGCTGCTGACAAACAACCCGAGGAAAAAATTCGGCATTAGATACTTGCTGCCAGCTACACAATGCTTCATCGTGAGCGTGTTTTGACCTCTTCCACTCGCCGCTGTGAGCATGAAATCGGGTTGCTGGTCATACCAGTACATCTTTGAGTCAAATACAGCTCTAGAAGCCAAACAATCTCTCCAATGTCTCTTGGTAAGTCTATCTTGGTAGATAATGCCACTTATAGAATGTCTAGGCTAACATAATCGTCTCTGGGTCATTAAAAACTGTCACGACGTGCATTTTGCAATCTGACATGCATAACGGCTCACTCTGCAGAGACAGTCTCTGCTAGTCCCTGCATCTCGACATTTCTTTCGGAAAATCTCACGCCTACTTTATCACAACTTCTGGTTCCCCTGCATGCTCTACCCCAGAAATTGGGTACTGACTATCAAGTTACCGCTCCTTTGGCGCAGAAATATCAATATGCTCAGGCAAGTGCGTTATCTCAGCTCCAACACCAAACAGCTGCATTGAAATGATCAGAACTGCAACAAATTCTAGTCTATTAGTACTTGAATACAGAGATAAATGACTTAGATGGTAACTTTTGCGAGGTTGGCTGCTCGTTAGCCCTATCATACTCGCAGCTTTACTGACGCTCTTGCAGGAGTACTCCCTCATCAAACCGCGAGTTCTCTTCAAGTTCTCAAAATCTATTTTACGTACACAGGTTAGTTCTCGCCTGTATCGGCATCATCAGAGTTACTAACATAGTGCAGTTTTATCTGCTAGAATAGGCAGCTCTGTCTTCAGCTATGACCGAATGATACATGTACCAAGGTTGGTTTTGCCTCTTTCCACCAACTCTTTACTCACTCTGACGAAAAATATGTATCTTAGGATCCAAGACCATTTCTTTTAACTTCACATTGTTAATAACGGCAATTCTAGGCCAGAGAAGGAATAAGTATCGGCATGAGTTCATATGCTCTAACTCCTTGCATACTACATTTTATATAACCCATGACAGTATTGACTTTCAGAAAAGAGGCTGAAGGTTCTATCTTCTTACGTTTCTGAGCTAATTCATATCTTTCTTCGATTAGGGTCTCGACGTACGATCGCCGCTTTGTACTGCTGCCGCCGACCagcaaggagagaagaagctttaCACTAATCATAAACAGATCGAGAGTAAGGTTGCTACCGCGCAAGAGAATAAATAGCGAATGATTGAAAGAGCCTTCTTTAAATAAGATTAAAGCACCTCGTGGGGCAACGAGCGGGCGGCCGATCGATcgatataataatatacatatatatgggGATGAAGGCAAAGGCGGAGGCGGAGATGTGGGAGGTTGATCAGAATCAAGTCAAAACCACCAAATAGTACGAAGCAAGTCACTACAAACAGATCGAGCGTCGAAgtacaagaagaaagctacACGAATCGAACCGCAAGCCGCATACGAACGCTAAAGAGCCGAAATACAAGAACCGAGTCGTAAGAGTCGTATACAATCCACGCATGAGAGCGGTACGAAACGCGAGTTCAAGAAACGAATGGTGAGCATCGAGCCATAAGAGTCAAAGTACGTGCACCTCGTGGGGCAACGAGCGGGCGGCCGGTCGATcgaatatatatacaaacaTATGGGATTGGAGGTGAGGGTGGAGGCTAAGGCTGAGCGAAGGAATCGAGCTGTAAGCGTTGGGCTACGAGAATCGAATCACAAGCACGAAACAGTGAGTCATGTAAGAACCGCTCTGAGAGCATCAAGTTTTAGAGCCACATACGAACCACGCAATAAGAGGCGTGCAAGAACCGAGatgaaaaaaggaaaaaaaaaaaaaaaaaatagcgtGCATCGAGCTACAAGAAGCGTAAACGACCTGAAGAATCGAACCGAATGCCTCGTGAGCGGCGAGTTCAAGGGTCGAGTTACAAGAATCAAGTCGTATAAAGCACCAAGCCATGAAGAGTTGTGAACGAACAGCATTATAAGAGCCGTAAGAGAATCAAAGTATGAGAATTGAATCGCAAGCAACGAGCAACGAGCACCTCATGGAGCAACGAACAGACGACCGGCTGATCGATATAACGAATAATACTGACAATACATGGGGCTGAAGTACGATGGAATGATCAAGGAAGACATGCAATCAATAAATCCGATAAACGATGGAAAATGCAACAGATGCATATGATTAAGAACAAACTTGGTCAAATACCCAGCGAGGGGGAAACATCAACGGACATAAAATGTTACCAGCTTGTAAATTGAATGAACCCAGCAAACGAATACGCAAGAGAAATAGTCTCCACGTCCTGCTTTCCTTTTCAAGCCAAAGCATACAATTCGTGGCAGTTCGCAGCAGAGCATAAGAACATGACGATGGAGGGTCTAATACCTACTTGCatcatacggagtacaggcCTACAACTAACAATCCGTATAATGGCATCCAACAGGCCACAGGCGGACAAAAGTGGTAGAAGATAGGCTGTCTCAAAAAACATCGGCTAACCCTCTCCGTCTTTGGTCCCTTTCTGTGCCGAAGCTAGCACACCGGAACGCGATCCACCACATCAACAAGCTGCTGTCGGTAATAAGATGAAACAGTTGTTATATCCACATGGATGCTTAGTGCCTTATCATGAGTTATGTACGCCTGCGAAGTTAAGCAAGACGATATATGCCAGGATGCGCAATGActtctttctgctttggGCAAGCGTCACCGTCACCGTCACCGGCCGACAATTGCCGCGGCGTTATTCTGAAAAAAAGGCTACGAGTTCGGGTTTACTATACCGTTTCCAAGACTTTTCTGGTCGATCACCCGCTAGCACCGATCCTTCGACATGGAAGCTCGCACCGACACAAGTTCTCGCACACGGATCATCTACTGAAGGGCTTTAGAAAGAGATTCTAGCATCTATTTATGCTACTATTTGGTCTTCAATGAACTGGAGAAAACCGCGCAACATTGCCCTTTTGAAATGTTGCGTCGCTTGAACTGGCCGAGAATGGTATTCGCTTGGAGTTAATGCTCCTCTGTGGCTGAGAGAAGCGGGAGCCGGCTAATAAGCCCCTAGGCCTCTCTGTATACAATAAGAAAGCATTCGTCGCATTCGCATAAATACCCTGGGACTGGGAACAGTTTCATCGTCGCTGATTGGGTACTTTGCAAGTACCTTACACGCCGACATATATTACCAAGTGGAGGCATGCACTCGAAAGGGCTGCTGAGAGAGAGCCACCCTAAGGGATCAGCAGTGCCTTGTACTTATTGTGAACAAAGTAAGTCGTATTTCACTTTGTTCCACCATTTCACTTCACACTTGGCCCccatatgaaaaaaaaaaaaaaaaaaaaaaaaagaggttgcccctgttaaaaaaaaaagggatttTTCTAAGAGGCCAGGGTTACCATGGcaattactactactattacaTTTTTTCAAGTCGCAATTTCCAATGAGCCTTCCCACCTTCCGGGCCATTGTCATTTGTATGACTATTGACTAATTCCTGTAGAATTCCGTAAACTTCCTAGTCGGATTGCTATCTGTCAAATCTTATACCAGCTCTGATTTTGTTTAAGCCTTTGACTTCCTATCCTCCTTAATCAAGTCCGCAGCTTTCTCTGCAACGACATAGACCATGGTCTGGATGTTACCTGCGGTTTGGATAGGAAAGACACTGGCATCAACAACTCTCAGCCCCTTAGTGCCATATACCCTCAGCCTGTCATCTACGACACCGCCCTGGTTTCTTGGCTTCATCGCTAAACTACATGCGGGATGGAAGTCACTAACTTGACTCTGTCGAACAACTTCTCTAGCGTTCTCAAGAGTATCACCCTTGACTTGCGGGATACGAGCGCCGTTAGGTTTAAAAAGGTCCTTAAACGGAGATGTCCGGAGAAGTAATTCCACAAACTGAATATGGCGTGCAGAGATCTCCAAATCAAGGGGATTCGAGTTGAAGTTGGGGTCCCAAGCTGGAAGCTTATCAACATCTGCGCTGGTGATGTGGACGCTGCCACGGGAAAAGGGATGGTTCAGCATTGTCATGACGGTCAGATAATTCTCTGGGCTCGTTGGTAAGAGGTAATCCGCCATGCTGGCTGGGTTGTCAAGAACTGTATGCACTTGTCCGGGGAATAGAAAATACTCCACGGCCGGCTCATTGGGCCCTTCAAGGAGCTCACGGAGGATTTTGCCATCCTGGGTCTGCGCGTGCTGATCATGCGAGGCAAACAAAGCCTTTCTAGCATCTTCAGAGTAGACACCTTCTCCATCGGCGAGGGAGGAGTATGCGACGCTAATAATCGACTGGCCCAGGGGACCCTTGCCTCCATCCTGGAACAGCTGTATAAGTGCGTTGAGGACGTTTGGATCACGGAGCACATCACTCGAGGGAGTGTCGGGTTTAACTTCGAATCCCTGGGTTGAAATAGGGTGGTCTTGCAGATTCTCTCCGACATTTGGATTTTCAACAATGACGGGAATGCTCAGACGTTCAAGGAGCGACCTATCACCAACACCAGACAGTTCAAGGATTTGGGGTGACATGAGGGCTCCCGCCGACAGGATGATCTCATCACCACTCAATATCTGCTCGATGCCCTCTTTAGTCCTAACGAGCACACCAGTCGCAACAGGCTCGGCCCCTGACATATCAAAGATAATTTTCTTGACAATTGTCTCCGTGAGCACTGTCAGGTTTGGCCTACTCGCAATCTCAGGAGTGTAGTGCGCGTTGGCGGCATAGCTTCGTGTGTGAGTAGCGGGATCGATGTTGGCACCCTGCTGGAATGCCCCCAGAGCCTTGCCCGTTCTTGGGTCGGTTTTCATCTCCAGGCCAAGTTTAGCGAAAGTCTCCATCCAGAACGAATTTGGTTTCCCGAAGCCTTCGCCATAGGAAACTTGGACGGGCCCATTACCAACTACCGAATCGTCGTGATACTTAAGGCCAACAACATCTTTGGCGCTTTGAGGAGGTACATGAAATGTCGCGAACTTGCGTAAGTATGGCGATAAGGAATCATAATCCCAGCCTTTGTTTCCCAACGCACCCCAAGCGTCCAGACTGCCCTTGGGAGGATAGAGCAACATCATGAAATTGAGTGCAGATGATCCTCCCAATTGCTTGCCACGAGCCTGGTTGATAATCCGGTTGTTAAGCCCAGACTGGAAAGCGTGGCGTTAGTCTAACAAcaacgacaacaacaacaacaacaacaacaatgacAGCATATAGTTGAAACACCATAACGTATCACTCACCTGAGGTGTTGAGCTGAAATTCCAATCAAACTCAGGCTTGCCATACATCCCAGCAACAAGTCCTGGAACCTGAACAAGAGGGTTTTGAGAATGGTCTTGACCCGCCTCTATCACTAGTACCTTGATGCTCGCATCTTCACTCAAACGATTTGCGACCGTCAAGCCCGCAGTGCCACCTCCTACAATAATGTAGTCGAAATTCCCTGGAGTAGAATCCATATTTGGTTTCTAGATAAAAATTGACTGCAAAATGATAGGACGGTTCTCTGATTGTTAGAAAAACCTTTAAGGTAATGCAAGTATGACGGAGAATCCTCACGGGACTCGGCTGGGGAACTCCCGCTTCTTAAAATGTGTCCCAATGGCCCTGAATGAGCTGGGATATTCATCAAGGCTGTTGGGTGCTTTATCGAGCACTCGTACGAGCAGTCTCCATCGCCCTATGTGGAGAGACCAGAGTCGCTAACTCATGATGCGGAAAACTCTAACATGCAGCTGGTTGAGTAGTCCATTTAGAACCTTGTCTGTTCAACACACGGTGCCAATCTGATCAGGGTTACAGTATGCATTGCGCACAAATAAATTGCTCACGGTACATGTACGCAATACCCAATTTGAGGCGTGTTGGTTGGATTCCAGTCTTGCCGCTCAAAAAGATCCTGGCTCGACTTTAGATGGGAAGTAGATATTATCCTTGTTTTTACTTCTGGATACAGCATGGGACCCGTATTTGTTGCAACATAATTATGCCAGTGGGATTCTGGATACAAGGGTCCCATTTTGATCCTTCCCAAATACGGGGTCCGGAGTGTACAGAGCCCATCGGTTGGCATTCTCCGCTGGGAACAACAATTTCTGCCCTGCTTTGAGTCGATGGTCAAGAACAACTAGAGGGAGGCCTGTACTCACCAAGCGTCACTAGCGGGATATCATCGGTTTTTGCAATCTAAGCAGCGGCACACTGTTTCCGCTTTTACCAGCAGTGTCTGCATCATTTCTCACTTTTACCAGGCATGTTGAAAATGTGGCGAGAGGGGGGAAAGCTCCCCCACTCTATCATGCGGGCATTTGCACGGATTCGGTTCTTGCAGAAATGAAGAGCCGGGGATGGTTGTCAGAAACGGGAACGCAAAAAATCGCCAGCCTAATGGGGCCGCTTACGCAGAGGTAATAATACCTGC
Proteins encoded:
- a CDS encoding uncharacterized protein (EggNog:ENOG41~CAZy:AA3), with the translated sequence MDSTPGNFDYIIVGGGTAGLTVANRLSEDASIKVLVIEAGQDHSQNPLVQVPGLVAGMYGKPEFDWNFSSTPQSGLNNRIINQARGKQLGGSSALNFMMLLYPPKGSLDAWGALGNKGWDYDSLSPYLRKFATFHVPPQSAKDVVGLKYHDDSVVGNGPVQVSYGEGFGKPNSFWMETFAKLGLEMKTDPRTGKALGAFQQGANIDPATHTRSYAANAHYTPEIASRPNLTVLTETIVKKIIFDMSGAEPVATGVLVRTKEGIEQILSGDEIILSAGALMSPQILELSGVGDRSLLERLSIPVIVENPNVGENLQDHPISTQGFEVKPDTPSSDVLRDPNVLNALIQLFQDGGKGPLGQSIISVAYSSLADGEGVYSEDARKALFASHDQHAQTQDGKILRELLEGPNEPAVEYFLFPGQVHTVLDNPASMADYLLPTSPENYLTVMTMLNHPFSRGSVHITSADVDKLPAWDPNFNSNPLDLEISARHIQFVELLLRTSPFKDLFKPNGARIPQVKGDTLENAREVVRQSQVSDFHPACSLAMKPRNQGGVVDDRLRVYGTKGLRVVDASVFPIQTAGNIQTMVYVVAEKAADLIKEDRKSKA